From Pagrus major chromosome 6, Pma_NU_1.0, one genomic window encodes:
- the LOC140997855 gene encoding CD276 antigen homolog isoform X1, with protein sequence MRTSLDLCVCLLTLCVTTLGQHGPGVKVVVEEDSDAVLPCLISTKEDITRKIFDWKKDFQKEVFIYENGKYYGTGFTGQDQQFKGRVSHFQDQLMNGNASIKIQNTKMADSGSYSCIFPRLQPRQTFNIELVVERLLKDRSGEIPGASPEPHITTLDETKDRSLLQCEVRRAFPKPKVEWQDSTGNILPAEEPQVLEIRGSYYVTLKTTVTKTGRYRCVATQEEISHQIYSEIYVLLNEYLSREVEQWSSATLGLAVAVAVLLLVVAVMCRRYSSLMKMLLDYRNIVKGYRRGNKYPTDDSDEDSSDLLRRRRRRDDPENDSPGFPLLGSLTQN encoded by the exons ATGAGGACATCTCtggatctttgtgtttgtctgctgactCTGTGTGTAACAACACTTGGACAACACG gtCCAGGTGTCAAAGTGGTCGTGGAAGAAGacagtgatgctgttttaccctgtttGATCAGCACCAAGGAGGACATCACACGAAAGATCTTTGACTGGAAGAAAGATTTTCAGAAGGAGGTGTTCATTTATGAAAATGGCAAATATTACGGTACAGGCTTCACAGGTCAAGATCAGCAGTTCAAAGgtcgagtctcacattttcaagatcaactgaTGAACGGCAACGCCTCCATAAAGATCCAGAATACAAAGATGGCCGACAGTGGGAGCTACAGCTGCATTTTTCCACGTCTTCAGCcgagacaaacattcaacattgagcttgttgttg AACGGCTCTTGAAAGACCGATCAGGAGAAATCCCAG gtgCATCTCCAGAGCCACACATCACCACACTTGATGAAACAAAGGACAggtcactgctgcagtgtgaagttcGAAGagcttttccaaaacctaaagtCGAGTGGCAGGACAGTACTGGAAACATCCTTCCTGCTGAGGAGCCTCAGGTCTTAGAGATAAGAGGCAGCTACTACGTTACCCTCAAGACCACTGTGACCAAGACAGGACGCTACCGCTGTGTAGCCACACAGGAGGAAATTAGCCATCAGATTTATTCTGAGATCTATGTGCTGTTAAATG AGTACTTATCCAGAGAAGTGGAGCAGTGGAGTTCGGCAACTCTAGGCCttgctgtggctgttgcagTTTTACTTCTGGTTGTTGCTGTAATGTGCCGTAGAT ATTCTTCTCTGATGAAAATGCTTTTAGATTATCGGAATATTGTGAAAG gttATCGTCGGGGGAACAAGTATCCTACAGATGATTCAGATGAAGACTCATCAG atttACTGCGGAGAAGGCGTCGTCGTGATGATCCAGAGAATGACTCGCCAG gtttCCCGTTACTCGGGAGCTTGACTCAGAACTGA
- the LOC140997855 gene encoding butyrophilin-like protein 1 isoform X2, translating to MRTSLDLCVCLLTLCVTTLGQHGPGVKVVVEEDSDAVLPCLISTKEDITRKIFDWKKDFQKEVFIYENGKYYGTGFTGQDQQFKGRVSHFQDQLMNGNASIKIQNTKMADSGSYSCIFPRLQPRQTFNIELVVERLLKDRSGEIPGASPEPHITTLDETKDRSLLQCEVRRAFPKPKVEWQDSTGNILPAEEPQVLEIRGSYYVTLKTTVTKTGRYRCVATQEEISHQIYSEIYVLLNEYLSREVEQWSSATLGLAVAVAVLLLVVAVMCRRYLLRRRRRRDDPENDSPGFPLLGSLTQN from the exons ATGAGGACATCTCtggatctttgtgtttgtctgctgactCTGTGTGTAACAACACTTGGACAACACG gtCCAGGTGTCAAAGTGGTCGTGGAAGAAGacagtgatgctgttttaccctgtttGATCAGCACCAAGGAGGACATCACACGAAAGATCTTTGACTGGAAGAAAGATTTTCAGAAGGAGGTGTTCATTTATGAAAATGGCAAATATTACGGTACAGGCTTCACAGGTCAAGATCAGCAGTTCAAAGgtcgagtctcacattttcaagatcaactgaTGAACGGCAACGCCTCCATAAAGATCCAGAATACAAAGATGGCCGACAGTGGGAGCTACAGCTGCATTTTTCCACGTCTTCAGCcgagacaaacattcaacattgagcttgttgttg AACGGCTCTTGAAAGACCGATCAGGAGAAATCCCAG gtgCATCTCCAGAGCCACACATCACCACACTTGATGAAACAAAGGACAggtcactgctgcagtgtgaagttcGAAGagcttttccaaaacctaaagtCGAGTGGCAGGACAGTACTGGAAACATCCTTCCTGCTGAGGAGCCTCAGGTCTTAGAGATAAGAGGCAGCTACTACGTTACCCTCAAGACCACTGTGACCAAGACAGGACGCTACCGCTGTGTAGCCACACAGGAGGAAATTAGCCATCAGATTTATTCTGAGATCTATGTGCTGTTAAATG AGTACTTATCCAGAGAAGTGGAGCAGTGGAGTTCGGCAACTCTAGGCCttgctgtggctgttgcagTTTTACTTCTGGTTGTTGCTGTAATGTGCCGTAGAT atttACTGCGGAGAAGGCGTCGTCGTGATGATCCAGAGAATGACTCGCCAG gtttCCCGTTACTCGGGAGCTTGACTCAGAACTGA
- the LOC140997606 gene encoding butyrophilin subfamily 3 member A3-like codes for MYDSGIHYNNGRPGQDEQFIDRVSHFQDQLKNGNASIKIQNTKMADSGNYSCFFPHLQRQTSYIELVVEPILKNRSGEIPGASPEPYIKINNAANGVLLQCEVRGAFLKPKVEWQDSAGNILPAEEPPVLKGGGRYYVTLKTTVTKTGHYRCVATQEDISHQIYSEIYVVFNEPVWL; via the exons ATGTATGATTCAGGCATTCATTACAATAACGGCCGTCCAGGTCAAGATGAGCAGTTCATAGAtcgagtctcacattttcaagatcaactgaagaacggcaacgcctccataaagatccaaaacacaaagatggcCGACAGCGGGAACTACAGCTGCTTTTTTCCACATCTTCAGAGACAAACAAGCTacattgagcttgttgttg AGCCGATCTTGAAAAACCGATCAGGAGAAATCCCAG GTGCATCTCCAGAGCCatacatcaaaataaataatgctGCAAATGgggtgctgctgcagtgtgaagttcGAGGAGCTTTTCTAAAACCTAAAGTCGAGTGGCAGGACAGCGCTGGAAACATCCTTCCTGCTGAGGAGCCTCCGGTCTTAAAGGGAGGAGGCCGTTACTACGTTACCCTCAAGACCACTGTGACCAAGACAGGACACTACCGCTGTGTAGCCACACAGGAGGACATTAGCCATCAGATTTATTCTGAGATCTATGTGGTGTTTAATG AGCCGGTGTGGCTCTAA